Within Anguilla anguilla isolate fAngAng1 chromosome 11, fAngAng1.pri, whole genome shotgun sequence, the genomic segment tcagcaaataaatgtaactttgGAGCATTGTGTTGCTATGGGAACAGCCCATTCACTATTCTCTTCATTGAAAAACAATGAGGGGAAATGTTGTGATGATGCActtttgcattttctctgtgAAAGATTCATTATGAAGATTTAGCAGTCTTGAAGCAAATCATCcgttttgttttccatcatcCATCCTGTTACATTGCTAGGCCAGAAAGAGTCAGGCATGAAGCAGTCAAGCTGTTAAATCAAGCTTCAATTTGACTACATTCTGCATGCTACATTCACATGCCTAATATAGCTATCCAATCAGTTTGGGACATAACAGTTGTATCCACAACCTTATGTAAAAGTTAAGTGTCAGGGTTTACTTCATTTCATTGTTTCAactcattacattgcattgctcTCATTTAGTAAAACAGAcatttaattgattgtttttcaAGATAAAGCATAACAGGACATCATTTTCCAACCAGAAAAAGATAAGAGCAAAAAAGAATGGTCCCAGAAAGAAATGCACACAGTTCACGTTCATAAAATAAGATGAAAACAGTGGCTTTTGAGTGGTGCACTTTTTCACAAAGAATGGGAAGGTCTTTCCATAGTGCTAACAAAGTTGCAAcatgaaatatgttttgaagcaaagcacagaaaatattttaaagtatttcacataaaacagatacatttatatgtcagaaatgaaaacaaaaccaaccGCATACAGTTATCAGTGCATTCCAATGATGTTCCCATTTCATGATTTCACTGGCGAGTTAAACTGTGATTGGACGACTTCCACGTGTTTCAGGGATAAGGCACGATGGCTTTAGTCTTTAGGCTTCTTTCACCTGCTAGCAAGTGATGTTGAGGGACCTTTGTCGtgcaacagcgccccctgctagTGAATTGCGTGCCTGCATGCCCGTTCGTTAAGCTGCTCCCGACGTGTCTTGCACGATGTAAACCAGCGGCTGATGTCATGCGCTTGAGAGGTGAGCCGGCATCATCCGCGCTCTCTCCAATCCACAGAGGAGAGTTTGATGAGGTCACACCATGAGCATGgtcaggtgttccaatttgggagaaaaagggCGTAACAGCATGCAGGAAGAGGTTCGATTACATCACAAAGGGCTTTAAGGCAGTAAggttactgaaatgaaatgccacATTGCATAGGTAGGTTTGATCTGATGTCACATGACTGTGACATAAGCAACATCATGATATAAATTGACTGTACCAACATAATACTGCAAAAGCTACGCTTCTATCTCCTTCCTGTCCATCTTCCTTTCAGCATTGTGGTAAAGATAATAAACATCAGATCTGTAGCACAGTACAACTGTAACATAACGTTtctcagagaaaaataataataataaaacggGGGATTTCCAAATCGGTACATACTtctgcaaaacaaatgcatacaacTTACAGTACTTTCCAATTAGTAtctgcacaggaagtgaaatCTCAGATTCCAGCAATGGTGTCCAAGCAGGTCAATTTAAAGGTCAGGTCAGGACACATCAGTTCCTGGGCATACATGTAGAATTCCCACCCTTGACGAGGATGTCTGAAGtctgtgtttgatttttatctaatatttaaatattcccTTTTTTTACAATAGAagtgtctttctttttcctggAGCTGACTTTTCATTGGACCAGCTCCAATGGGTGCGTACAGAGTGCAACTATTCTTCCCACCTGTAGGGTCAATGGTAATAATGGTCATGTatcatacatactgtaaaatactCAACATAAATACTCAACACCTGACATATTTCAGGAGATagtaactggtaatcacacattagatttgatttaattatatattatttaaataatatattttgtccaagattgtttttgttagaaaatatatacagtaaccCCAGAGAAATTACTAGTCAAAGAATGAAAAAGCTCCTTAGACTATTGATTTCTTAAATGATCACTAACGGTTGTTATTGATCAAGTAAGTGATTTACACTTACAAAGTCTGTTTCAGCAGCAGGTCAAACCTCGGTGGATTTCCCGCTGGCTGGCATGGCTTGGACCTGCAGGGGTGAGAAGTTTGGCTTCTCAGTCTGTGCTCAGAGAATCAATGATTTGAACAGAGTGCGTTATAGTGACTGAGAACCGTAGGTTTTTGCCTTGGAAGCGGCTTTGTTCAAAAACATCTGCCACATTAACAGTAATACATGCAATTTCATACAATTAATTGGTGTCCTGTTAATATTCTTGAATTCCTAGAAAAATGTCATTCTCAGGAACAATTCTTCTATTGTCCATTTACCGATCAGCATTAAGTTTAGTCAGGTGAAGTTTTGAATCAACTTTATTAGCTGTTGAGTTATGACACTTTGACAGTATGTAGAGCTCTATGTTAACTTTCAatatgtgtgaaaataaattacaaaaaatttaCATTCAAGATATTTTCATGATactgacaaaacaaataaaatacttttgatTGATATGCACTACCTGTCCTGGGCCCTGGGGGGCACTGTGAGCTTGTGGTTTGGGTGCAATGGTGGGTTTCTTGAACTCGTCTGAGGCCGAGGTCTGGCGGGCGTGTCCAGCCTTGGGCCGCAGGGTAGAGATGATGGAGGACGTGTCATCTGCATCTCCACCAGTCACAGACAGGCAGCTGCGATCGGAGAGACTGAATCCGCTGACACTTTCCCCAGAAGACTCTGAGCTGTCcactgtgattggacagagaaagtcatacattacattattagtcATAAATGATTAGTATGGTAACCCATATATTGTGAAGCGttgaaatagatttttcttttgtttatattgtttttcagtataatgcaatatataccattttcactttgttttttcttaaacagTGAGGAAATTTGATTCCATTATCACTGAACTCGCCAAAACACTTGGCTGATCACTTGCATTTGTCTGCCTGACAAAACTAAGGACAGTTGTTGATTGAATCAAGCCCCGTCGTCACTGTAATGAGACATTTGGACATGGATGTGGATATTAACTAATGTTTTGCAGAAAAACTCACTGAGAAGGTGAATCTTTTCGCTCTCCCTGTCCAAGTCGTCCTCCAGAGCTCCCGAGCCTGAGGAATCCCTGTGACCCCCCTCCTGGGGCTGGCCGCAGAGGAAGCCCGTGGGGGGGAGGGACCCTCGTCCTGAGGAGGAAGACGTTGACGAGCTGCTGCCTGAACCAATGGAGTCTGGCCGAGGCAGTTCATGATCTCCCAGCGAGGAGGTGACACCAGAGGAAGCCGACGCCTTGCATTCTATGAATAGGCAGACACCCAGTGTGACAACATGCAGGAGGGTGGCCCATGCTgaagggtcaagggtcaaaggtGAGCCCCAATCAAACCTCAACTTTACATTCAATCCAATtatcattacatccatttagcAAGCACTCTCTGATCCTGGCACGCCTGTGCATTCCATTGGTTTGTAAAAGCAGCAGCAACAtacaataataaagaaaatattattcttattaataTATCATTGtctaatataattaattaacattCTTGGAACCAGCAGCAGAGCAACAGAAAGTTCTAGAATGAGCAGCACTGCTCTGTCTCAAATCGCAGCTTTCCTTGACAAAGACCCTGCCGAAACATCTACTGCCTGGCTAAATTGCCTGATATCAAGAAAGGTAAATTTTGAGAAATGAAATTATGTATGTGCAGCCTACTTTCTAGTTCAAAGCTCAAAGCAAACAGCCCTTCTGGTTAAGATCACCTCTTACAGAAAAGTAGCCAGTATCAGAGCAGAAGTGCTAGAATCGGTTATCTTTTAAGCAGTGCGTTTCAGTTTCTCTTCCTATGTGAAATCTGAAAACAAGCGGCCCCCCCTGCTGACAGTACCTCTCCCGGGCAGGAAGCAGTTGACGGCCCTGTCGCAGATCGCCGCCTCGCTGGGCTGGATGTCCATGAAGGGCTTTCTGCCGATTCCCATGAACACCCTCTCCTGCATACGGATCTCTGCAGAACACAACCCGTAGTAGAGACATCCACGCTCAATTGTAAGAATGCTTGgagggtttttaaatattttttatttatttttttgccttgcttTATCAGAGAACAGCACTAGGGGGTCCTTTATTTCGAACAGGCATCGGTTTGGACTCCTAACCTCTGCTACGCACAGCCTGGTCCCAGAGGATCCTCTCCAGGTCCCGGGTCCAGTCGTCCTTCACTTCGGCCCGCTCCGCCTGCAGGATGTAGGTGTCCTGGAACTTCCTGCGCCGGAACCAGATCTCGAAGCACAGCCCGCTGTCTCCGGAGTTGTGCGTCATCCCCACGTCAGACGTCTGCGGAACACAGCGGTTTAAGCTATCGCATGAACATGCCGGCTGTCCTGAGCTGCAGCGGAGTACTACGCAGCAGCCGCAGTCACGCGGTTAGATTGCGTGCATTAAGCCGTCCGCATGAGTCACAACTGTCCAATTACACCCCACAGACCAAAACCATCCCTCCCCAGGTGACATTTTGGAGAATTTTggagcctctctctgcatgACTGATGGCCAGAGTTGAAAGAACGCAGGATACTGCTTTCAGAAATGCGTCTGCTTTACAAAACCGTTAGGTGGAATGAACGGGAGCAGGCGCGCACCTTGAAGGACTGCTTGTAGATGTAAACATCGTTCCCCACGTCGTTCCTCTTGGTCTTGCTGAAGAGGATGAGGTCCTGGAAGAGGAAGACGTGACGGAAGCACTTCTTCTTGCGGAAGGAAACCATGAACTCGTCCTGACGAATCAACTGGCCCTGTTCCTTCAGGTTCACCTGCCGGGGACGGAATGCAAAAAGATGACTCACCGCCAGGCATGTTTCAAACCTGCAATCCCTGACTTGGCATAGCAGTGGGCCACAGATGATAGGAAATGAGATGATTCGAGGCGCATCACATTATACAGGTGTTATAtgctttattatattatatgctTTGTTATGAAGCATATTTTATAACTTCAAGAGACACTAGTAACATTGCACACTGTACAGAGTTTATTTAATATACGCTATGTGACCAAAGGTTGTGAGGTTTCCACAtaattttggccatgtagcgtaTATTGGGCTGTTGGCCCTAGACAAGGAGCTCTTTTAAgcaatgaaaacttttttttcaagaaaaaacaaaagagaagtgCGGCTCTTACGTCACAATTGCGGATGTCATCCATGGTGAGGAGGTCGTTGCCGTGGCGAAGCTGGAACTGCACGGCCTGCAGGGCGGCCTGGATCTCggctctctggcgccccctcTGGGGGCCGCTGCACTCGCGCAACAtgtcctgcagcagcaggctgtACTTGCTGATCCGCTGCACTGGCTTCAGCAGGTAGGACGACAGGTCCATCTTATCACTCAAcgcctgctgcttctgctggtTTCCACAAGCAATAGGGTTAAAGGCCAGATAGAAATATGATATCAGACCCAGGATATCAAACCCAAGTGCAAGATAGCCTCCCTAAGCAACAGCCTTAAAGGGTTAGACAGGAAGGAAAACAATATCAAATCCAGGATATCAGACCCAGGTCCCAAATGGCTGCAGTGCCTCCAggtttgtggtttcctttcaatcagtaaGGACCCATCCTGATCCTGGACAGCCAAAAAGAccagctggtttttgttttctgttaaaaatcagcaaccaatccCAGCTTAAAGTAaagaggtgagttaactgtgcaaCCAACTGATTTAACTGATTAATTCATTCCTAAGTAAcgatgaaaaccagcagaccctgcagctctccagtaTCAGGGATTCAGACCCCCTACTGGGGCCAAAACATATGGTACTTGGCTTCTAAGCCAGGTACTTACAGTAAGTCAAGTACTTAAATCAAGCACATGACAGCTGAAGTACTAAAACCCAGAAGACCGTGTGGCCCTGCCAGACTGGAGTTTGCCGGAGTTAGAGATCCCGTTGATGGATAGCCAGCCATTCAGGACCTGTGCTGCTTTTTCCCTTCCTCCATTTGGCTAACTGTGGTGAAATCCTATTTGGATAAATGATGCCACATATAGATATGAGGTCACCAAAACCAGTGTTCTCTCTGGCATTGGTGACCAAATATAAATTCAGCCGCTGTCTCTAGATATATATAGGGGCATTTcaaatttgagagaaaaaataaataaataaataaaaataaaattaattaaatccacAATAATCAGCACATCAGCAAAAGCATCAATAAGCCCTTGAAAGATTTTCACCTGCAGTCCCTAGATGGACTACAGAAAAGCATGATTTAACTAAAGTTATGAAAGTTTATATGCATATACTCACACTCTGGTCTAAATAGCATTGACCCATTCGGAACCAGTGTGGATTAAAAACATATCGTGTAACTATAACAGCTGGCTGTGATTCTCAGAGATTCATAAGGCGTGTGTTTGTCCTGTGAGTAAGAAAGCATCCCTTTACTTGCGTTCCTTTACAGCAgaatagaagaagaaaaaggctgTAGTCACAGAGAATTACAAGTTTAAGACCAGGCAAAATGAAAACCAAGTCATTTGCCAACTTGCACGTGGCCCTCCCTCACCTTAAAGAAGTCGTTTCCATGGTGGAGGAGGATGGAGTCGGACTGCGGCTTGTTCTTGCTGTAGAGGGCGTACAGGTTGAAGCTTTCTTTCTGAGTAGGgttaacaaaatacatattgGTCTTAATGGGTGGAGAAATCAGAGAGTGCCCTTATGTATGGTATATCATACATAATATACCCTTTATATGAGGTTATCTTTGGATCCACAGCTCAAAGAGTATAGAAatggcagaggggaggggagggacgTCTGTTTGTCAAACAagattgaaattaaaattaaattcactCATCCCAAATTTTAAAAGGCCTTCAATAACTTCATGAATAATTTTACTGTGTCAGCATGACCAATGGGTCAATATTTATAAAGCAAAAGCCTTCTTCTGGGTGGTATTCATTAGATTAGACTCGATTATCTGATCAAAATGTTCACATTAATGATGACTGGAACAGACATGGaagaggtgcattctgggaacgtACGTGTCTGAGGAAACAGCGGCCCACCCTGAGGGGTTCCCCCCGACACCCCTCCAGCTCCTTGAGGAAGGAGTGGCGGTGGAAGTCGTGGAGCTTCTCCAGGTTGCCGAAAATGCGTCCGCGCTGGCCCCGCAGGTCCTGGGGCACGTCGGGCGTCTCCAGCAGGGGGTAGTAGTGAGCCATGATGTAGCCCAGCGAGCGCACGTACTCCCGCTCCGTCAGCAGCAGCTCTTCCATGATCCGCTGTAGCTTCCTGCAGCGGCACAGCCATGTTAGCGTAGCGACCGTTACCAGGCAACCGCTACCAGGGCACACCACATTAATCCTCCATGATATTCTATTCATTCAAGTCCTGAAAGAGTAGTACTGCATGTTGATCTCCTGAAAAAGAGTGCCTACATTCCTGCACAAAACACATCTGAAAGGAAATCTGCCCCCTTACAGATTGTtacttcccccctcctcctcggcGGCCAGGGACGCCGTCGCCGGGCACCTCCGTACGCagggccccgcctcctgccgGTCATCGCCGGGGACGCCGCCGCCGAGCTCCTCGGAACAGAAGCTCCCGTGGCGGGAGATCTGGAAGCTCTGAGCGGCCTGCAGGATCCGGGGGGAGGGCTGGCCGCGGGTCCGCGccgaggggggggcaggcggcTCGGACCGGACGGATCCGGTGCTCGAACCCTCGCTCAGGgacctgggggcgggggcacaGAACCACTGTTAGGGAAACCCAGAGGAACTCAACTACAGAGGGCTGGGGGTTCAAATCCAGAACGAGGAGCTGCATTTGTATGGCCTTGTGGGAAGGTAATTTTgacctgtatttattttaatatagtgATATCTTCTCAATTTTTATGTTGCCTTTATTTAACCGGGTTAATTGTTAATCAAGAACCATCTCTCCTTTTCGGTAATAACCTGGGTTAGCATTTCAAAAAACAACATTGAACTTGGACAGTACAAAGTTAgtgatataaaatatgtattgcgatcaactgaaaaaacaaaatacgtTGCTTCAGCAAAATATCCTGCTGTGTAAATGCCTATTATGTAAAAATCTATGTTGCTTTGGATTAAAGGCATTTAGGGAAAAATGCAATGTATCAATGTGAGGTAAAGACCTGCCAAATGGCTGTTGTAACCACTCCTTCTGCCCGAAGTCCACATTTCCGACCGGCTCTTGGGTGGTCATCTCCTTCAAACCCCCCGCGGacctcctctcttctttcttaGCGGGGCCCTCGAACCCATTTCCGGAAAATGGCGTCCCCTTCGCCCCCTTCGCCCCCTTGCCGTTCTTGCCGTCGGGCCTGAAGCTCATCTTGAAGCACGTGACCGTACCGTAATCGCTGTCTTGGGCGAGACCCCCCCCGGGACTCCCCGCCGAGCCGGGCCCCCCAGGCCCGCACAGCGGCGAGCTCGCCCCCGCGGGGGGCGCCGGGGAGCCGGCCTCCTCTcgcgccccgcccccgggcTCGGGCTCGGGTTGAGCTACGGGCCGCTGGGACGGGCCGGGGTCGCTCAGCCTCTCCTCCAGCTGTCCCCAGACCTCCTGGCTTCTGAGCCAGGCCACGTTCCACACCCTCATGCCCCGGGACCCCTTCAGAGAGCACGCCTGCGCCTTCGCCTCCTGGAAACGCTCCGCCGAAAACTCGGCGAACCGCTCGCGGTACCCCTGCAGCGCGCTCTGAACGTCCGCCCCTGATTGGCCGCCGGGCTGCGACTGCTCCAGGTACTGTCTGCAGTCTTTGGCAAGTTCCGTGGCCTGAAAACAACCattcatgatttatttaattattccgGTAATTTAATGTGGTCACAATTACTTATTCAAGAACACCTTACAGTCAGTCTAAGGCATTATGTGTTCCATGTGAAATAATAGAATACTAAGCATACTTATATGAACTTTAGTTATACTTCAAGTattcttaagtataaaataGTGTACTGCATCagcatacagttttttttcacatgggatGTCAGTGCTTAAGATACAGAAAGAAAGGGCCAACATGGTCAAAGCCAGTCTTGACCATTCACTTTTTGCATATGCAATATATAACATGTAAGACATATAAACCATTATCTTCTGTAATAACTGATAGCTGATTTTCTGTGCTCTTCTCTTTTTAATAGCTGGGTCTTAACATTAATCTTttaacatttccttttattgttttcaattctgttttacttttactgtgcttatatttcttctttttgttttgttgtttgtgtttcattattGCCTTTCGTATATTGCCATTTTGTTTACTGTTCATTCCTCCCTTTTATGTTGCTTTTACTGTACATCTTGTGTTGTAATTTTATACCTTATTCTTTTATCTGCTCTGGAAGGCACTTTGTTCTCTAtgcttgaaaggtgctatataaaaaaactgattattattattaccatggTTTTGCATTAATTGTTctgaatttaaacatttaaatttaaaggaACGATTTCAGTCGTTTAAACCGTTGTAGGACATTACCCGTCCGCAGAAGCGACACAGCGTTGCCATGGTCTCCAGCTCGGCGCGGCAGAGCTCCGCTCGTGACAGGAAGTCGGCCAGGCTGGACTTAAAGGTGTACACCGTGGTCCGGAACACCTCGGTCTCGGGGTAGGACGCACCCTGGATCTTCTCCGCCTCCGTCACCAGGGTCATGGCCTGGTGCTTCTGCTCCTGAAAGGTAGAGAAAGATAGCCAATTGGGCATTGTCATATTTTACTATCTGAGTCCATTGGGTTCCCCATGATTGCCACCATTCTCTGACCTGCCAAGTAAGTAAATAATACTTTGAGGTCATGAAAGGCGCTAAATAAAAGTTTAACTCATTAATGATTAGAATGTGAACAGACTGTGACTTTCACTGGCAGAGTATAATCCATTAATGATGAGAATGTGGACTGTGACCTACATTGGCCTGAGTCAGGAAGGTATTGAAGCTGTCCAGAGTCCGCTCCACTCTCTCCAGCGAATCTTCAACAGACTCCGCCTCCAGCAACCGCCGCTCCCCTTCCGCATTAAACCACTCCCTGATCTAAGGCCAGCAGAGAAccacaatcatcatcatcatcatcatcatcaccatcatcatcctcatcaccatcaccatcatcatcatcatcatcacccccAGCACCCCTTCTGCATTAAACCACTCCCTGATCTAAGGCCATCAgagaatcatcatcatcatcatcctcatcatcatcatcatcatcatcatcatcatcatcatcatcaccatcatcatcccCAGCACCCCTTCTGCATTAAACCACTCCCTGATCTAAGGCCAGCAgagaatcatcatcatcatcatcatcatcatcatcattctcatcaccatcatcatcatcatcatcatcatcatcaccatcaccatcatcatcccCAGCACCCCTTCTGCATTAAACCACTCCCTGATCTAAGGCCATCAGAGAatcacaatcatcatcatcatcatcatcatcatcatcattctcatcaccatcatcatcatcctcatcaccatcaccatcatcatcccCAGCACCCCTTCTGCATTAAACCACTCCCTGATCTAAGGCCATCAgagaatcatcatcatcatcatcatcatcaccataatCACCCCCAGCACCCCTTCTGCATTAAACCACTCTCTGATCTAAAGCCATCAGAGAATCACAATCACATCATCGTCATCTAAGATTGTATAAGTGCACCGTGCACTGCACAGGACTGGGCTGCATTTGTTATAAGAGTACAGTGCACTGCAGCTCCATGCAGAACCAGGGCTGGGGATGGTATAATAGATTCACTGCACCTGTATGAATCTACCCTCCAGCTGCCTGAGTTTGAGCAGAAAGTCCAGGTGCTGCAGGGACTGGTTAGACCTCATCACCAGCTTGTGCACCTGCTCTTCCACCTGGTTATACAGTCCACTGGCCAAGTCCATAGCAtccctacagagagagagagacaggcagcggTCTGTCACATCACCCCAACTTCATTGGCATTTTGAAAAAATCTTTATCGCCTTATTTCTcatttctattttcaaaatttcaGAAGAACCAATCGCATTTGTTAGCCCGTCCTCATTGCTGCAATGTCCCGAGTCAGTTTTGGAGACCCAAA encodes:
- the si:dkey-65j6.2 gene encoding pleckstrin homology domain-containing family G member 4B isoform X1, yielding MNPESLDSSIQGALAALYPPFEATAPTVLSQLFRVIEESYQGDALQCLLDFLIPAKHILESVQQAACAPYSDVVFRCEGWPLCLRERVVIQLASLNPLLLRPGDFYLQAAPFADQAARIVLKSLLEEHQVEVEETPVPETSYPCIFTQDWLREVNHGRHGTPLRRCLLATDQGIVKVPWEEVARPEFVDRPRAMASPPEGPPRPLPRNAAAAAAPTATAFAVETRILPAKDGIAVSLRLVDGGCPRLARADRARPARKPVGWVAPNTWDSRQNRDMEGDYVDLVDFNKEKEALALNRVPSQPKNLTPLRPVRPAPPAPPPRGPLPVPCGRTARFSEEPCTPCMRRRLAQDLQSADPQSPDLRCRYRESYLAALQNPVTLERGEKMRAVLEEAGCPEEGGGDPGRAPPPPPPPLCCQPGRPCHAPAAESVLAGDAEEGDTGLRPAAERKGRPLSPSPSTASEPGARRFVLVQRSSGRSHSDVYPEMIPRVHVLQCKKSTAFGLVSPKTDRRRYGKQALIQIGHAEAQTPPLLINGQKKLQTPPGEGPRGPPGDHAPSPRSWGPHPASPQGPSSSLLHLGVACLPGSRDRTGRAVVEVYGDHKGWMSPFLSSQELCKLLLYFHSLPRKEVRDLGMTVVTDARKTPPPPAFYKSLLMVQEQALHAVHCVLMLVDKETNPRPERQPGLQMDVVTSLKALHKTVEGHQLTSALEGTYAYSHSDWLQLYQKLDPFVLHLQEASGLLQKAIGKFEGASKIDTVQDVQQCINEQKAMMREVLEDAQLVALQREGGAMLARLRREEFRFSHSEDYRDAMDLASGLYNQVEEQVHKLVMRSNQSLQHLDFLLKLRQLEGRFIQIREWFNAEGERRLLEAESVEDSLERVERTLDSFNTFLTQANEQKHQAMTLVTEAEKIQGASYPETEVFRTTVYTFKSSLADFLSRAELCRAELETMATLCRFCGRATELAKDCRQYLEQSQPGGQSGADVQSALQGYRERFAEFSAERFQEAKAQACSLKGSRGMRVWNVAWLRSQEVWGQLEERLSDPGPSQRPVAQPEPEPGGGAREEAGSPAPPAGASSPLCGPGGPGSAGSPGGGLAQDSDYGTVTCFKMSFRPDGKNGKGAKGAKGTPFSGNGFEGPAKKEERRSAGGLKEMTTQEPVGNVDFGQKEWLQQPFGRSLSEGSSTGSVRSEPPAPPSARTRGQPSPRILQAAQSFQISRHGSFCSEELGGGVPGDDRQEAGPCVRRCPATASLAAEEEGGSNNLKLQRIMEELLLTEREYVRSLGYIMAHYYPLLETPDVPQDLRGQRGRIFGNLEKLHDFHRHSFLKELEGCRGEPLRVGRCFLRHKESFNLYALYSKNKPQSDSILLHHGNDFFKQKQQALSDKMDLSSYLLKPVQRISKYSLLLQDMLRECSGPQRGRQRAEIQAALQAVQFQLRHGNDLLTMDDIRNCDVNLKEQGQLIRQDEFMVSFRKKKCFRHVFLFQDLILFSKTKRNDVGNDVYIYKQSFKTSDVGMTHNSGDSGLCFEIWFRRRKFQDTYILQAERAEVKDDWTRDLERILWDQAVRSREIRMQERVFMGIGRKPFMDIQPSEAAICDRAVNCFLPGRECKASASSGVTSSLGDHELPRPDSIGSGSSSSTSSSSGRGSLPPTGFLCGQPQEGGHRDSSGSGALEDDLDRESEKIHLLMDSSESSGESVSGFSLSDRSCLSVTGGDADDTSSIISTLRPKAGHARQTSASDEFKKPTIAPKPQAHSAPQGPGQVQAMPASGKSTEV
- the si:dkey-65j6.2 gene encoding pleckstrin homology domain-containing family G member 4B isoform X2, producing the protein MNPESLDSSIQGALAALYPPFEATAPTVLSQLFRVIEESYQGDALQCLLDFLIPAKHILESVQQAACAPYSDVVFRCEGWPLCLRERVVIQLASLNPLLLRPGDFYLQAAPFADQAARIVLKSLLEEHQVEVEETPVPETSYPCIFTQDWLREVNHGRHGTPLRRCLLATDQGIVKVPWEEVARPEFVDRPRAMASPPEGPPRPLPRNAAAAAAPTATAFAVETRILPAKDGIAVSLRLVDGGCPRLARADRARPARKPVGWVAPNTWDSRQNRDMEGDYVDLVDFNKEKEALALNRVPSQPKNLTPLRPVRPAPPAPPPRGPLPVPCGRTARFSEEPCTPCMRRRLAQDLQSADPQSPDLRCRYRESYLAALQNPVTLERGEKMRAVLEEAGCPEEGGGDPGRAPPPPPPPLCCQPGRPCHAPAAESVLAGDAEEGDTGLRPAAERKGRPLSPSPSTASEPGARRFVLVQRSSGRSHSDVYPEMIPRVHVLQCKKSTAFGLVSPKTDRRRYGKQALIQIGHAEAQTPPLLINGQKKLQTPPGEGPRGPPGDHAPSPRSWGPHPASPQGPSSSLLHLGVACLPGSRDRTGRAVVEVYGDHKGWMSPFLSSQELCKLLLYFHSLPRKEVRDLGMTVVTDARKTPPPPAFYKSLLMVQEQALHAVHCVLMLVDKETNPRPERQPGLQMDVVTSLKALHKTVEGHQLTSALEGTYAYSHSDWLQLYQKLDPFVLHLQEASGLLQKAIGKFEGASKIDTVQDVQQCINEQKAMMREVLEDAQLVALQREGGAMLARLRREEFRFSHSEDYRDAMDLASGLYNQVEEQVHKLVMRSNQSLQHLDFLLKLRQLEGRFIQIREWFNAEGERRLLEAESVEDSLERVERTLDSFNTFLTQANEQKHQAMTLVTEAEKIQGASYPETEVFRTTVYTFKSSLADFLSRAELCRAELETMATLCRFCGRATELAKDCRQYLEQSQPGGQSGADVQSALQGYRERFAEFSAERFQEAKAQACSLKGSRGMRVWNVAWLRSQEVWGQLEERLSDPGPSQRPVAQPEPEPGGGAREEAGSPAPPAGASSPLCGPGGPGSAGSPGGGLAQDSDYGTVTCFKMSFRPDGKNGKGAKGAKGTPFSGNGFEGPAKKEERRSAGGLKEMTTQEPVGNVDFGQKEWLQQPFGRSLSEGSSTGSVRSEPPAPPSARTRGQPSPRILQAAQSFQISRHGSFCSEELGGGVPGDDRQEAGPCVRRCPATASLAAEEEGGSNNLKLQRIMEELLLTEREYVRSLGYIMAHYYPLLETPDVPQDLRGQRGRIFGNLEKLHDFHRHSFLKELEGCRGEPLRVGRCFLRHKESFNLYALYSKNKPQSDSILLHHGNDFFKKQQALSDKMDLSSYLLKPVQRISKYSLLLQDMLRECSGPQRGRQRAEIQAALQAVQFQLRHGNDLLTMDDIRNCDVNLKEQGQLIRQDEFMVSFRKKKCFRHVFLFQDLILFSKTKRNDVGNDVYIYKQSFKTSDVGMTHNSGDSGLCFEIWFRRRKFQDTYILQAERAEVKDDWTRDLERILWDQAVRSREIRMQERVFMGIGRKPFMDIQPSEAAICDRAVNCFLPGRECKASASSGVTSSLGDHELPRPDSIGSGSSSSTSSSSGRGSLPPTGFLCGQPQEGGHRDSSGSGALEDDLDRESEKIHLLMDSSESSGESVSGFSLSDRSCLSVTGGDADDTSSIISTLRPKAGHARQTSASDEFKKPTIAPKPQAHSAPQGPGQVQAMPASGKSTEV